One window of Numida meleagris isolate 19003 breed g44 Domestic line unplaced genomic scaffold, NumMel1.0 unplaced_Scaffold373, whole genome shotgun sequence genomic DNA carries:
- the LOC110391460 gene encoding uncharacterized protein LOC110391460 — MSWSGDTKPGLGTRGRVWGHLGWFGDTWPGFRSLGLVWGHPSHVRGHLSHVRGHLGWFWGHVARLVTLCVPQLVAVHSVVFSTQAEDADGDTLMYVIDASSPDARFFRIDLPNSGRVVLARPLDFESRQSLEVVVTAVVRSPTCPQPWGHVARLVTLCVPQLVAVHSVVFSTQAEDADGDTLMYVIDASSPDARFFRIDLPNSGRVVLARPLDFESRQSLEVVVTAVVRSPTCPQRGLNVSPTCPQRVPNVSPAWSQCVPSVSPM; from the exons ATGAGCTGGTCTGGGGACACCAAGCCAGGTTTGGGGACACGTGGCCGGGTCTGGGGACACCTGGGCTGGTTTGGGGACACGTGGCCAGGTTTCAGGAGTCTTGGGCTGGTTTGGGGACACCCAAGCCATGTTAGGGGACACCTCAGCCATGTTAGGGGACACCTGGGCTGGTTCTGGGGACACGTGGCCAGGTTGGTGACACTGTGCGTCCCGCAGCTGGTGGCCGTGCACTCGGTGGTGTTCAGCACGCAGGCGGAGGACGCGGACGGGGACACGCTGATGTACGTCATCGACGCCAGCTCG cCGGACGCGCGCTTCTTCCGCATCGACCTGCCGAACAGCGGGCGCGTGGTGCTGGCGCGGCCCCTGGACTTCGAGAGCCGCCAGAGCCTGGAGGTGGTGGTGACGGCCGTGGTGAggtccccaacgtgtccccaac cNTGGGGACACGTGGCCAGGTTGGTGACACTGTGCGTCCCGCAGCTGGTGGCCGTGCACTCGGTGGTGTTCAGCACGCAGGCGGAGGACGCGGACGGGGACACGCTGATGTACGTCATCGACGCCAGCTCG cCGGACGCGCGCTTCTTCCGCATCGACCTGCCGAACAGCGGGCGCGTGGTGCTGGCGCGGCCCCTGGACTTCGAGAGCCGCCAGAGCCTGGAGGTGGTGGTGACGGCCGTGGTGAggtccccaacgtgtccccaacGTGGTCTCAatgtgtccccaacgtgtccccagcgtgtccccaacgtgtccccagcATGGTCTCAATGTGTCCCCAGCGTGTCCCCAATGTGA